The genomic stretch GCAAGTGCCGGTCGACGAATGCCGGGCGCAATTGCATACCGTCCGCCATCAGCCCAGTGGTCGTCAATTAGGCTACGGCGCGCTGGCCGAGGCGGCCGCTGCCTTGCCGGTACCGGCGCGAGAAAGCCTGCGGCTGAAGCAGCCGTCGGAGTTTCGTTACATCGGCAAGGAGTCGGTGCGTGCCATTGACGGCGAAGACATCGTCACCGGGCGGGCGGTCTACGGCGCCGATGTGCACTTCGAAGGTATGCTCTTTGCCACCGTAGCGCGGCCGGCGGTGTATGGCGGCACGGTCAAGTCCTTTGATGCCAGTGCGGCGCTGAAGGTGCCGGGGGTGGTCAAGGTGATGCAGATCGACAGTCGGCCGATTCCCTCCGAGTTCCAGCCGCTGGGCGGTGTGGCAGTGATTGCGAGCAATACCTGGGCGGCGATCAAGGGGCGCGAGGCGCTGAAAATTGTCTGGGCCGACGGCGCCAATGCCGCATATGACTCGCTTGCCTACCGCAAGGAGCTGGAGGCTGCTGCGCTCAAGCCGGGCAAGGTAGTGCGCAGCACCGGCAATATCGACGAGGCGCTGAACAGTGCCGACAGCAGCCTGGAAGCGTCCTATTACTTGCCTCACCTGGCACAGTCGCCAATGGAGCCGATGGTTGCCGTAGCGCGCTTCAAGGATGGCCAGTGCGAAGCCTGGGCGCCGAGCCAGGCCCCCCAGGTCACCCGTGAGCGCATCGCCGAACGCCTGGGCATACCGTTCGACAAGGTCAGGGTGAACGTCACCTTGCTCGGTGGTGGTTTCGGGCGCAAGTCCAAGCCGGACTTCATCCTCGAGGCGGCGATCCTGGCCCAGGCGTTTCCCGGCAAGGCGGTACGGGTGCAGTGGACCCGTGAAGACGATATCCACAACTCCTACTTCCATACGGTTTCGGCCGAATACCTCAAGGCCAGTCTCAATCAGGACGGCATGCCATCCGGCTGGCTGCACCGCACCGTGGCGCCGAGCATCACCGCGTTGTTCGCGCCGGGGATGAATCACGAAGCCGCTTTTGAGCTGGGCATGGGCTTCACCAACATGGCCTATGCGATTCCCAACGTGCGCCTGGAAAATCCCGCAGCCGCTGCCCATACCCGGGTCGGCTGGTATCGTTCGGTGTCGAACATTCCCCATGGTTTCGCCATCCAGAGCTTTGTCGACGAGCTGGCGCACAAGGCCGGCCAGGATCCGCTGAAGTACCAGATCAAGCTATTGGGGCCTGATAGGCAGATCGACCCGCGGACCTTGAGCGAGGAGTGGAACTACGGCGAATCCCCCGAACGTTACCCGATCGACACTGCGCGTCTGCGTGCGGTGCTGGAAACCGCCGCCCAGGCTGCCGGCTGGGGTCGCGAGTTGCCCAAGGGCCGTGGCCTGGGGCTGGCAGTGCACTACAGCTTCGTCACCTATGTGGCGGCAGTCATCGAAGTGGAGGTCGGGGATGACGGGACGCTGGTGGTGCACAAGGCGGATATCGCCGTCGATTGTGGTCCGCAGATCAATCCCGAGCGTATTCGCTCGCAGTTCGAGGGGGCCTGCGTGATGGGCCTGGGCAACGCGGTGCTGGGGGAGATCAGCTTCAAGGACGGCAAGGTCCAGCAAGACAACTTCCATATGTACGAGGTGGCACGCATGTCCCTGGCGCCAAAGGTGCTGGCGGTGCATCTGGTCACGCCACCGGGCAACGTGCCATTGGGTGGGGTCGGCGAGCCGGGCGTGCCACCGATTGCACCGGCCCTGTGCAATGCGATCTTTGCCGCGACTGGCAAGCGTATCCGCAGTTTGCCCGTGCGTTATCAGTTGCAAGGCTGGCAGCAGGAAAAGGCCTGATGGCGCGTGTGCAGCGCAATGTCGGCGCGATCATTCTCGCGGCAGGGCAGGGCAGTCGTTTTCGGCAAGTGGCCGGCGCCGACCAGGACAAGCTGCTGGCGCTGTGCAAAGGCCGCGATGGGGTTGTCCGGCCGGTGCTCGAGCATAGCCTGCGCAACTTGCCGGACAGCGTCCAGCCGCGCTGGTTGGTGACCACGCCGGACCGCGCCGAGGTCGCCCGGCTGGCCCGTGTCTACGGCTGCGAAGTGCTGTGGCTGGCATCGGCGGGCATGGGCGACAGCATCGCCGCGGCGGTGGCGGCCTGCCCAGGGCTGGAGGGCTGGCTGGTGGTGCTGGGAGATATGCCGTTTATCTTGCCGGCGAGTATTGATGAGGTGGTTGCCCAAGTGGCGGCCGATACCATCAGTGTGCCGGTGCAGGCGGGCGAGTTCGGCCACCCCGTGGGGTTTGGCGCATCGTTTGGCCCGGCGTTGATGGCCCTGTCCGGTGATCGTGGGGCCAAGCCGTTGTTTGCCACGGCCAAGGTGGTCGAGGTGGTGGTGAAGGATGGGGGTGTTCTGTGGGATGTGGATGTGCCACAGGCGCTGGTTTTTGGTTAGTCAGCCGGGTGATGCCTTTGTGGCTTGCCAGCGATGGACGTACCAACCTGGGAGCGGGCGCCGGTTCCCACGATAAAAAAAGCCCCGCCTGATTGCTCAGGCGGGGCTTTTTAGTGGCGGATGGAATCAGGCGAGGGGTTTAGGCTCGTGCTCTTTTTCCAGGGCCTCTGGGTGTTGCTCTACCACTTCTTCAACGGAACGCAGGTTTTCGTCGATGGCAGGGGCAGCAGGCTCGGCAGCAACTTCAGCGACCGGTGCAGCAGTGGCAGCCAGTTCGGCTTCCTTCTGCAGGCGCTCGGCTTCGCGCTTGCGGCGACGCACTTCACGTGGGTCGTTCGGCGCACGACCGTTTTCGGTCAGGACCGCAGCTGGCGCAGCTTCGACCACCGGGGCGGCAGCTTCAGCCACTACCGGGGCTTCAACTGGCGCTGGTTCGGCAGCCACGGGGGCTGGCTCGGCAACCACTTCGGCAACCGGTGCCACAACCTCGGCAGCCACGGCCTCAACTACTGCTGGCTCAGCTACCCAGTTAAAGGCGGTCTGCTCTTCGCGGGCTTCAGGCGCCTGTTCGGCGACTGGTGCTTCGAAAGCAGGTGCTTCAACCACCACAGGGGCTTCGACAACGGCCTCTACAGCGACAGGTGCTTCAACCACTGTTTCGGCTTCAGCCGCTACTTGCGGTTGTGCTTCAACAGTCTGGGCTTCAACCGCCGGAGCCACTTCTACAGCAGGAGCGGCTGGCGCTTCGACTGGAGTGGTGGCTTCCACGACTGGCGCTTCAACCTGAGCGGTTGGCTGAACAACTTCTTCAGTCACGGCGGCGGTTGCACGTTCAGCTTGCTGATGAGCCTCGGCTTCGGCTGGAGCACTGATCACGGTGCTGGCAACAGCGGCGGTCACGGCCAGGCCGGCAGCCAGTTCTGCGCCCGTAGGCTCTTCGCTGCCTTCGGACTCTTCCGAGCCTTCGATCACATTGCCATTGGCATCACGTTGACGCTCACGACGGTTGCTGCGGCGACGCTGGCCACGGGAGCGGCGGCGTGGACGATCGCCTTCGGCGTTGTCCTGGCCATCTTCCGGCAGTTGCTCTTCGCTAGTAACCAGTTCTTCTTCTTCGGCAACCGGGGCAGCAGCTTGTTCGGCGCGTGGTTGACGCTCTTCACGCGGCGGACGCGGTGCACGCTCTTCGCGCGGCTGGCGAGCCGGGCGCTCTTCAGCGACGGCGCTAGCAGCAACAGCAACGGCGGCAGCGGGTGCGGCATCCAGAGGTTCACGCAGTTCGCGCACTGGGCGGTCTTCACGATCGCCACGTGGCTTGCGCTCTTCACGTGGTGGACGTGGAGCACGCTCTTCGCGTGGGGCGCGAGGTGCGCGTTCTTCGCGAGCGACGGTCGGGGTCTCTTCACGGGCTTCGCGTGGTTGACGCTCTTCGCGTGGCTCACGTGGAGCGCGCTCTTCACGCGGTGCACGTTCTTCGCGTGGCTTGCGTTCTTCATCGCGGCGACCGTTACGGTTGCGGCTCTGCTGACGACCGTTGCGACGCTCTTCGTTGCGGGCTGGACGCTCGGCGGCAGGTTTTTCAACCACGACCGGAGCGGCTGGCTCTTCCTTGGTGGCGAACAGGCTGACCAGCGACTTCACCAGGCCCTTGAACAGGCTTGGCTCTGGTACGGCAGCCGGAGCGACTACCGGGGCAGCAGCGACTTCAATCGGCACCGGTGCGTTGGCACGGGCGGGTGCAGTCTTCACGGCAGCTTCCTGGCGAACCAGGGTGCGGGTGGCGGCGGCCGGTTGCACTTCTTCCACTTCAGCCGCAGCAGCTGCGATTTCGTAGCTGGACTGGTTGGTGTGGGCTTCCGGGCTGTCATCGCGCAGGCGCTGCACTTCGAAGTGCGGCGTCTCGAGGTGATCGTTCGGCAGGATGACGATGCGGGCACGGGTGCGCAGTTCGATCTTGGTGATCGAGTTGCGTTTTTCGTTGAGCAGGAACGCTGCCACCGGGATCGGCACCTGGGCGCGAACTTCGGCGGTACGGTCTTTCAGGGCTTCTTCTTCGATCAGGCGCAGGATCGCCAGCGACAGCGATTCAACGTCACGGATGATGCCGGTACCGTTGCAACGCGGGCAGACGATGCCGCTGCTTTCGCCGAGAGACGGACGCAGGCGCTGACGGGACATTTCCAGCAGGCCGAAGCGCGAGATGCGACCGACTTGTACGCGAGCGCGGTCGGCTTCCAGGCATTCGCGGACTTTCTCTTCCACGGCGCGCTGGTTCTTGGCAGGGGTCATGTCGATGAAGTCGATGACGATCAGGCCGCCGATGTCGCGCAGGCGCAACTGACGGGCGATTTCTTCAGCGGCTTCAAGGTTGGTCTGCAGAGCGGTTTCTTCGATGTCGCTGCCTTTGGTGGCGCGCGCCGAGTTGATGTCGATGGACACCAGGGCTTCGGTCGGATCGATGACGATGGAACCGCCGGAAGGCAGTTCGACAACGCGCTGGAATGCGGTTTCGATCTGGCTTTCGATCTGGAAACGGTTGAACAGCGGCACGCTGTCTTCGTACAGCTTGATCTTGCTGGCGTACTGCGGCATCACCTGGCGGATGAAGGTCAGGGCTTCGTCCTGGGCTTCAACGCTGTCGATCAGCACTTCGCCGATGTCCTGGCGCAGGTAGTCGCGGATCGCGCGGATGATCACGTTGCTTTCCTGGTAGATCAGGAACGGCGCGGAACGGTCCAGCGAAGCTTCTTTGATGGCGGTCCAGAGTTGCAGCAGGTAGTCGAGGTCCCACTGCATTTCTTCGCTGCTGCGGCCAAGGCCGGCAGTGCGCACGATCAGACCCATGTCAGCCGGGGCAACCAGGCCGTTCAGGGCTTCACGCAGTTCGTTGCGCTCTTCACCTTCGATGCGACGGGAGATACCGCCGGCACGTGGGTTGTTCGGCATCAGCACCAGGTAACGACCGGCCAGGCTGATGAAGGTGGTCAGGGCTGCGCCCTTGTTGCCACGTTCTTCTTTTTCGACCTGAACGATGACTTCCTGGCCTTCGCTCAGGACGTCCTTGATATTGACGCGGCCTTCAGGCGCTTTCTTGAAGTATTCGCGGGAGATTTCTTTGAGGGGCAGGAAGCCGTGGCGCTCAGAGCCGAAATCGACAAAGGCAGCCTCAAGGCTTGGTTCGATGCGAGTAATCCGGCCTTTATAGATGTTGGCCTTCTTCTGCTCGCGTGCACCGGATTCGATGTCCAGGTCGTAGAGGCGCTGGCCATCTACCAGTGCAACACGCAACTCTTCGGGTTGAGTTGCGTTAATCAGCATTCTTTTCATGTAGTACCGTCGGTTTCCGGGCTGCCGGAAACGGCGTTCGGCACACACGACTTCTCACGGTCGGTGTCAGGTGCGTCGGGAGTGGTTGGCCATTCCCGTGTCTAGCGAAGTCCGGCCAATGTGGGCCTTCATCGCGACGTACGCGTCCTGCTTGCTGTGGCTACTTAAGCACTCAGTCAGGAGGAGGAATCAACCGGCGACTGTGGACGAGATGAAGCGTCTAAATATAAGCCTAGTGCTACACGGTCCGACGGTTGTGCATCTCCACCCTACACGTATCCCTGATAATTCGGGTGCTGCCGCGCGCAGAATCCGCAGCGGGTTGGCATT from Pseudomonas sp. S04 encodes the following:
- the rne gene encoding ribonuclease E, whose protein sequence is MKRMLINATQPEELRVALVDGQRLYDLDIESGAREQKKANIYKGRITRIEPSLEAAFVDFGSERHGFLPLKEISREYFKKAPEGRVNIKDVLSEGQEVIVQVEKEERGNKGAALTTFISLAGRYLVLMPNNPRAGGISRRIEGEERNELREALNGLVAPADMGLIVRTAGLGRSSEEMQWDLDYLLQLWTAIKEASLDRSAPFLIYQESNVIIRAIRDYLRQDIGEVLIDSVEAQDEALTFIRQVMPQYASKIKLYEDSVPLFNRFQIESQIETAFQRVVELPSGGSIVIDPTEALVSIDINSARATKGSDIEETALQTNLEAAEEIARQLRLRDIGGLIVIDFIDMTPAKNQRAVEEKVRECLEADRARVQVGRISRFGLLEMSRQRLRPSLGESSGIVCPRCNGTGIIRDVESLSLAILRLIEEEALKDRTAEVRAQVPIPVAAFLLNEKRNSITKIELRTRARIVILPNDHLETPHFEVQRLRDDSPEAHTNQSSYEIAAAAAEVEEVQPAAATRTLVRQEAAVKTAPARANAPVPIEVAAAPVVAPAAVPEPSLFKGLVKSLVSLFATKEEPAAPVVVEKPAAERPARNEERRNGRQQSRNRNGRRDEERKPREERAPREERAPREPREERQPREAREETPTVAREERAPRAPREERAPRPPREERKPRGDREDRPVRELREPLDAAPAAAVAVAASAVAEERPARQPREERAPRPPREERQPRAEQAAAPVAEEEELVTSEEQLPEDGQDNAEGDRPRRRSRGQRRRSNRRERQRDANGNVIEGSEESEGSEEPTGAELAAGLAVTAAVASTVISAPAEAEAHQQAERATAAVTEEVVQPTAQVEAPVVEATTPVEAPAAPAVEVAPAVEAQTVEAQPQVAAEAETVVEAPVAVEAVVEAPVVVEAPAFEAPVAEQAPEAREEQTAFNWVAEPAVVEAVAAEVVAPVAEVVAEPAPVAAEPAPVEAPVVAEAAAPVVEAAPAAVLTENGRAPNDPREVRRRKREAERLQKEAELAATAAPVAEVAAEPAAPAIDENLRSVEEVVEQHPEALEKEHEPKPLA
- a CDS encoding nucleotidyltransferase family protein yields the protein MARVQRNVGAIILAAGQGSRFRQVAGADQDKLLALCKGRDGVVRPVLEHSLRNLPDSVQPRWLVTTPDRAEVARLARVYGCEVLWLASAGMGDSIAAAVAACPGLEGWLVVLGDMPFILPASIDEVVAQVAADTISVPVQAGEFGHPVGFGASFGPALMALSGDRGAKPLFATAKVVEVVVKDGGVLWDVDVPQALVFG
- a CDS encoding xanthine dehydrogenase family protein molybdopterin-binding subunit is translated as MSRLPSDFVLSNLSRRGFLKGAGATGALVLAASWGWQEAFAEVKKFGAEGMPNGWIDDPKVYVSIAADGTVTVLCNRSEMGQGVRTSLSMVVADELDADWAMVKVRQAPGDEVRFGNQDTDGSRSMRHWYEPMRRCGAAARSMLEQAAANQWQVPVDECRAQLHTVRHQPSGRQLGYGALAEAAAALPVPARESLRLKQPSEFRYIGKESVRAIDGEDIVTGRAVYGADVHFEGMLFATVARPAVYGGTVKSFDASAALKVPGVVKVMQIDSRPIPSEFQPLGGVAVIASNTWAAIKGREALKIVWADGANAAYDSLAYRKELEAAALKPGKVVRSTGNIDEALNSADSSLEASYYLPHLAQSPMEPMVAVARFKDGQCEAWAPSQAPQVTRERIAERLGIPFDKVRVNVTLLGGGFGRKSKPDFILEAAILAQAFPGKAVRVQWTREDDIHNSYFHTVSAEYLKASLNQDGMPSGWLHRTVAPSITALFAPGMNHEAAFELGMGFTNMAYAIPNVRLENPAAAAHTRVGWYRSVSNIPHGFAIQSFVDELAHKAGQDPLKYQIKLLGPDRQIDPRTLSEEWNYGESPERYPIDTARLRAVLETAAQAAGWGRELPKGRGLGLAVHYSFVTYVAAVIEVEVGDDGTLVVHKADIAVDCGPQINPERIRSQFEGACVMGLGNAVLGEISFKDGKVQQDNFHMYEVARMSLAPKVLAVHLVTPPGNVPLGGVGEPGVPPIAPALCNAIFAATGKRIRSLPVRYQLQGWQQEKA